A region of Thermodesulfobacteriota bacterium DNA encodes the following proteins:
- a CDS encoding nucleotidyl transferase AbiEii/AbiGii toxin family protein, which translates to MLEGKGIISDLQKEVLLFFSNITDSQHFYLTGGTALSEFYIGHRKSFDLDLFTAEKGLILPFSRVVEEELKKKFSVNLVRRFETFAEFEVGKIETIIKVQLAYDSPFRFENPVDSNLGVRVNDYKDLIVDKFLAFFGRVEPRDAVDLFFILKREDFWALTRLAPKKDPGFDLYWLAIALEKTRDFPDDINRWPVEMLIEVKVEELKGMFLNLSKEVMDKIKELKS; encoded by the coding sequence ATGCTAGAAGGTAAAGGAATTATAAGCGATCTCCAAAAAGAGGTTTTACTTTTTTTTTCTAATATCACGGATTCTCAACATTTTTATCTCACCGGCGGCACCGCTTTGTCTGAGTTCTATATAGGGCATAGGAAATCATTTGACCTAGATCTTTTTACCGCAGAAAAAGGGCTCATCCTACCATTTTCTCGAGTTGTTGAGGAGGAATTGAAAAAGAAATTTTCTGTGAATCTAGTTCGCAGATTTGAGACATTTGCAGAATTTGAGGTTGGTAAAATAGAGACAATAATTAAAGTGCAACTAGCCTACGATTCGCCATTTAGGTTCGAAAACCCAGTAGATTCAAATCTTGGGGTCAGGGTGAACGATTATAAAGACCTGATAGTAGACAAATTCCTTGCTTTTTTCGGTAGGGTAGAGCCGAGAGATGCAGTAGACTTGTTCTTTATATTGAAAAGAGAGGACTTTTGGGCACTGACTAGATTAGCTCCTAAGAAAGATCCTGGGTTTGATTTATATTGGCTTGCCATCGCATTAGAAAAGACGAGAGATTTCCCAGATGATATAAATAGATGGCCAGTTGAGATGCTAATTGAGGTAAAAGTTGAAGAACTAAAAGGTATGTTTTTAAACCTTTCAAAAGAAGTAATGGATAAAATAAAAGAGTTAAAATCGTAA
- a CDS encoding DUF2275 domain-containing protein, producing the protein MKDRLSKEEKLAAYIEGTLSKEERLYIEEQLKESEEMRESLSDLRKTIHLLNSLEEVETPNWFTEKIISKVREEAEQKKGILERLFFPLHIKLPIEVLATVFLVVVSIFIYKAYQPEPDRIRSTQPGEQPQIEQVWGDIRISINTKDIDSANAEVQTAITDIGGVVLRKQSFENKNVLFVLLDLKKLNELRERLKPIGEVEEEGDLSTVKGHIKVKIQIVKE; encoded by the coding sequence ATGAAAGATCGTCTTAGCAAGGAAGAAAAGCTTGCAGCTTACATAGAAGGCACTCTTTCTAAAGAAGAAAGGTTGTATATTGAAGAACAACTAAAAGAATCTGAGGAAATGAGGGAATCTCTTTCCGACCTAAGAAAAACCATCCATCTTTTAAATAGCCTCGAGGAAGTAGAAACGCCTAACTGGTTTACAGAGAAGATAATTTCAAAGGTAAGAGAGGAGGCAGAACAAAAAAAGGGAATACTTGAACGATTATTCTTCCCACTTCATATAAAACTACCAATTGAGGTTTTAGCCACAGTTTTTTTAGTAGTTGTCTCTATTTTTATATACAAAGCCTATCAGCCAGAACCCGATAGAATCCGCTCTACTCAGCCCGGTGAACAGCCTCAGATTGAGCAGGTTTGGGGGGATATTAGAATAAGCATTAATACCAAGGATATTGATAGTGCCAATGCTGAGGTTCAGACGGCTATAACAGATATTGGAGGGGTAGTGTTAAGAAAGCAATCTTTTGAGAACAAAAATGTCCTTTTTGTGCTGCTTGATTTAAAAAAACTAAACGAGTTACGTGAAAGATTAAAGCCAATTGGAGAAGTTGAGGAAGAAGGAGATTTAAGCACAGTTAAAGGACACATAAAAGTGAAAATACAGATTGTGAAAGAATAG
- a CDS encoding sigma-70 family RNA polymerase sigma factor produces MRESDQITTDEDLRLVSLCQKGDLGAFEELVRKHERKMLNIAFRMIGSYEEACDIVQDAFISAYKNIRSFKGMSKFSTWLSTIVINLSKKRLEQLRTQRRREPVSIDEPINAEANRTRVESPSDNFAADEVLQKKEIQEKVQLCLDRLDNEFREVVILRDVQGFSYEDICSTLKIAEGTVKSRLFRGRVLLKNCLKRFVGVL; encoded by the coding sequence ATGAGGGAAAGTGACCAGATAACTACAGACGAAGATCTGAGACTAGTATCTCTATGTCAAAAAGGCGATTTGGGCGCTTTTGAGGAATTGGTGCGGAAGCATGAAAGGAAAATGCTGAATATCGCCTTCAGGATGATTGGGAGCTATGAAGAAGCCTGTGACATTGTTCAAGATGCCTTTATTTCTGCTTATAAAAATATAAGGAGCTTTAAGGGAATGTCTAAATTTTCTACGTGGCTTTCCACCATAGTGATTAATCTTTCAAAAAAACGCCTAGAACAGCTAAGGACTCAGCGTCGTCGGGAACCCGTGTCAATTGATGAGCCTATTAATGCAGAAGCTAACCGGACGAGAGTCGAATCTCCGTCGGATAATTTTGCTGCCGATGAGGTTCTCCAGAAAAAGGAAATTCAGGAAAAGGTACAATTATGTTTAGACCGTCTTGATAACGAATTTAGAGAAGTAGTTATTCTGAGAGACGTGCAGGGATTCTCATATGAAGATATATGCAGTACTCTTAAAATCGCAGAAGGCACGGTTAAATCCAGGCTTTTCCGGGGAAGAGTGCTTTTGAAGAACTGTTTAAAGAGATTCGTGGGAGTTTTATAG
- a CDS encoding DUF883 domain-containing protein, translating to MREELDLREDLNMLRQDVSKLGSDLTELAHKLLDVGRSETIDAKEKFLEQGRKTREAVEKKIEERPIIVILAAFILGFVLGKLLERK from the coding sequence ATGAGGGAAGAACTCGACCTAAGGGAAGACTTGAATATGTTGAGACAGGACGTCTCCAAGCTAGGCTCAGACCTAACGGAACTGGCTCATAAGCTATTGGATGTGGGAAGGTCCGAAACAATAGACGCCAAGGAAAAGTTCTTAGAGCAGGGAAGAAAAACCAGGGAGGCCGTGGAAAAAAAGATAGAAGAAAGACCAATCATAGTAATACTAGCCGCTTTCATACTGGGGTTTGTCCTGGGCAAGCTTTTAGAGCGTAAATAG